Proteins encoded together in one Helicobacter pylori window:
- a CDS encoding molybdenum cofactor biosynthesis protein MoaE, translated as MLKIIQGALDTSELLKAYQEEACAKNFGAFCVFVGIVRKEGNIQGLSFDIYEALLKTWFEKWHHKAKDLGVVLKMAHSLGDVLIGQSSFLCVLMGKNRKNALELYENFIEDFKRNAPIWKYDLIDNKRIYAKERSHPLKGSGLLA; from the coding sequence GTGTTAAAAATCATTCAAGGGGCATTAGATACTAGCGAGCTTTTAAAAGCCTATCAAGAGGAAGCTTGCGCGAAAAACTTTGGAGCGTTTTGTGTGTTTGTGGGGATTGTGAGAAAAGAGGGTAACATTCAAGGCTTGAGTTTTGATATTTATGAAGCGCTATTAAAGACTTGGTTTGAAAAATGGCACCATAAAGCTAAAGATTTGGGCGTGGTGTTAAAAATGGCGCACAGCTTGGGCGATGTTTTGATAGGACAAAGCTCATTTTTATGCGTTTTAATGGGAAAGAATAGAAAAAATGCTTTAGAACTATACGAAAATTTTATTGAAGATTTTAAGCGTAACGCTCCTATTTGGAAATACGATTTGATTGATAATAAACGCATTTACGCTAAAGAAAGAAGCCACCCTTTAAAAGGGAGTGGGCTTTTAGCTTAA
- a CDS encoding molybdopterin synthase sulfur carrier subunit, translated as MMIEVRFFGPIKEENFFIKANDLKELRAILQEKEGLKEWLGVCAIALNDHLIDNLNTPLKDGDVVSLLPPVCGG; from the coding sequence ATAATGATAGAAGTGCGATTTTTTGGACCCATAAAAGAAGAAAATTTTTTCATCAAAGCGAATGATTTAAAGGAATTAAGAGCGATTTTACAAGAAAAAGAGGGCCTAAAAGAGTGGTTGGGCGTTTGCGCGATAGCCCTTAATGATCATTTAATAGACAATTTAAACACACCTTTAAAAGATGGCGATGTGGTAAGTTTGTTGCCACCGGTTTGTGGGGGCTAG